Within the Kluyveromyces lactis strain NRRL Y-1140 chromosome A complete sequence genome, the region AGCGTTGATGCCTCCTCCTACATATACACCAGAGCGCATAGAGGACTGTAAACGTGCAACTTCCTcctttaaagaaaaaacttctttttttagATCGGCGTTTTCTGATTGAGATGTTAGAAGCTCATCTCTCGCGGATGttaattcttccaaagtggatgcaatttcatctttcaagttcttctgCTTGTTGAGAAGTTCGTCAACTTCTGCCTTTGCAGagatgatttcttcttttgcagCAATCAATTGGTCGTTAACCTTTCcgtattcttcttcgtgTATACTCTTTTGGTCGGCCAATGCCTTGGTATGaccttccttttcttcctcCAAAGAGCTTTTAATGTTTTCAGATTCGTTTAGAGATTTTTGCAAGTTTTCCAAACGTGAAACAAGTTCCTTATTTTCCTTTACCTTAGAAGCAAGAGATTCCGTCAATTCAATGACCTTGTTTTCAAGTTTATAACTGACTTCCTGTAGGTGATTAACGGATTTGGCTTCCGATTTTAGTTGTTTTAACTTTCTTTGAGCATAGTGCTTTCTAATGAAAGATTGGATGACCACGGTGCCCTTCTTCTCATGTAGGAAACTTTTTCTTGGTTGGAAAGATCTTACGCTCTTTTGAATCGTAACAGCGGCATCGCCTCTGCGCCTTTCCAATAACTCTTTACAGGTAATTTGCTTTCTAGCCATGGATTGAATTCTAATGATGCTGATGATTATACTGGAAACGTTATCCCTCACAGAAATACCTCTATAGGCACTTTGAATCAATAGAGCTGCattattcttgaattcGTTCTCAGTTCTTAATCTTATGATCTTACCACTAACGTTTGCCTGTAGCCTTTTGATTGCATCGACAGTCCGTAGATATGTTTTACGATAGTGAAGACCCTTAATTTTTTTCTGGATCATGACAGAGGATGAGAATAACTTATCGGTTCTTAGCTTTTCCAAATGTGCTAGCATACcagctttgaagaaaatttttgTATTACCAGCCTGATACTTTGCAGTATCATCCATTGTACGTTTCAGGATCTCCTTACATAAGTTCTttacatcttcttcagatgGATCCGATAGTAAAATATTTGACCAAAGCTCTGATGGTACTAATATATGGTATCTGAGGGCAAACTCTGTGTATGTCCACCTCGATGGGAACCCTGCACAAGAAATTCTAATTGTTTCCAAGACACCACATGCTCTAAGCTGTGACAAAACCATAAGATTGTCAAACTTCCATGCTTCTTTGTCTTCGTTAGGTTTGATACAACGAATGTAGTGAACGTTAGTGGAGTTGATAGTTTCCATAAGATCGATCAACGATTGTTTAAACATAGATCCTAGAGTTGGTTTTCTTACGATTTTTCTTGAGGCTGGACCGGGTTTCTTTTGACTTTCTTGCTTTTGGGCTTGTTTCTCTGCCAATTTTTCCGCATTTTTGTCAACAGTTTCCAAAATAGATAGTAAAGTTTCGTTGTTAGAAGCCTTTAACACTTCAAGATGTCCATCAGAAACTGTATCTCTATTCTTTTCGATAAATCCGTCTACATCATAAGTGACGTCCAATGCATAATGGCTAACAATAAATTGAGTTTGGCCGAATCTTGGTTTGGAGAATACTTCATTAGTTGGAGGtttattcaaagtttcatATAGTTTATGCGTCCATCCTTCATCCGTACCAGCAGGTAATCTTGATTCTTCGTCtaataatgataaaatACCAACTTTGTTCTCAATTAAGTCAATACACGGTTGATTATCGTTGAACTCGATAAACGACCATTCAATCTGTTCCTTTACGTACTCCTCTTGTTCTAGTTTGAAAACATGTTGGTTGAACTCTTGTTGCAACTTTTCGTTAGCGTAATTGATACAGAACTGTTCGAAAGaattcttttggaaatgtTCAAAACCATAGATATCCAAGACACCGATAAAAGTATATATCTCGCTTACCACTTCAGGGTTACATAGCACGGTGTTTATGTTGTCCACTAACCAATCGAATAATGCTGAATATATGAATTTCGCCACAGAATCACGAGAAACTATGGCTTGGTGGTAAGGTAGGGATGAGACGATCTTTTCAGACCTGGTAACGATCTGTTTCTTCGTTACCCATTTAGCGAAATCAAAAGCGTCTATACCTAACAAATCTGCCGCTATTTGTAGGTTTGGTTCATCAGATGACAAAGAAGCATCATTTCTGACCTTTTTAACTTCGATGTTACCAATATGAAGAAGGGCCGCCAAGATTTTAAACAGCTGGAATTGAGTATCCTTTGAGATACCAACCAAACTCAATGCTTCCACAGTATCACCGTATTCAGAGGCGTCATCGACACCTTCGATATGAGAGTCACCGCCCTGATTCATATAATGGTAGTCTTGTATGTCTGTAAGTTTCAACTGAGATTTTTCATCGTCGGATAAACCTGATaatatttgatagaaaatgTGGTAATTCCTTTCAGTTTTCGGTTGGAAAACCAACCTAGAACGTTCCAACAAATATGTTCTCACTCTGGCACCAATGATTGAAGTATCGTCATCGAAGAGAATTTCCAAATATTTACCGAATCTGGAAGAGTTGTCATTCCTAATAGTCTTAGCATTACCGAATGCTTCCATGATTGGATTAGTGGccaatatcttcttttcagtttcagaCATTTCCAAATTATGATGTGCGTTTTCctcattattttcttccacACTAGCGAAATATCTCATAATATATTTAGCCGAAACAGTCTTACCTGCACCGGATTCACCAGAAACGATGATTGTTTGGTTCTGATCTGTTGTCTTCATCAACCTATACGCTTCCTCTGCGATAGCAAAAAGATGTGGTTCCAATTCACCTCTAAGTTTCCCTGCATATGCCTGGATCATCTCCTGAGAATATAGTTGATCCACACGATCAAAGGGATTTGTGGCAATGAGCACGATCCCTGA harbors:
- a CDS encoding myosin family protein (similar to uniprot|P19524 Saccharomyces cerevisiae YOR326W MYO2 One of two type V myosins involved in polarized distribution of mitochondria required for mitochondrion and vacuole inheritance and nuclear spindle orientation moves multiple cargo); amino-acid sequence: MPYEVGTRCWYPSKDQGWIGAEVTKHTLQGDSYNLELTLEDGQKVELLVSSLDETKEPSLPLLRNPPILETTEDLTSLSYLNEPAVLHAIKARYAQLNIYTYSGIVLIATNPFDRVDQLYSQEMIQAYAGKLRGELEPHLFAIAEEAYRLMKTTDQNQTIIVSGESGAGKTVSAKYIMRYFASVEENNEENAHHNLEMSETEKKILATNPIMEAFGNAKTIRNDNSSRFGKYLEILFDDDTSIIGARVRTYLLERSRLVFQPKTERNYHIFYQILSGLSDDEKSQLKLTDIQDYHYMNQGGDSHIEGVDDASEYGDTVEALSLVGISKDTQFQLFKILAALLHIGNIEVKKVRNDASLSSDEPNLQIAADLLGIDAFDFAKWVTKKQIVTRSEKIVSSLPYHQAIVSRDSVAKFIYSALFDWLVDNINTVLCNPEVVSEIYTFIGVLDIYGFEHFQKNSFEQFCINYANEKLQQEFNQHVFKLEQEEYVKEQIEWSFIEFNDNQPCIDLIENKVGILSLLDEESRLPAGTDEGWTHKLYETLNKPPTNEVFSKPRFGQTQFIVSHYALDVTYDVDGFIEKNRDTVSDGHLEVLKASNNETLLSILETVDKNAEKLAEKQAQKQESQKKPGPASRKIVRKPTLGSMFKQSLIDLMETINSTNVHYIRCIKPNEDKEAWKFDNLMVLSQLRACGVLETIRISCAGFPSRWTYTEFALRYHILVPSELWSNILLSDPSEEDVKNLCKEILKRTMDDTAKYQAGNTKIFFKAGMLAHLEKLRTDKLFSSSVMIQKKIKGLHYRKTYLRTVDAIKRLQANVSGKIIRLRTENEFKNNAALLIQSAYRGISVRDNVSSIIISIIRIQSMARKQITCKELLERRRGDAAVTIQKSVRSFQPRKSFLHEKKGTVVIQSFIRKHYAQRKLKQLKSEAKSVNHLQEVSYKLENKVIELTESLASKVKENKELVSRLENLQKSLNESENIKSSLEEEKEGHTKALADQKSIHEEEYGKVNDQLIAAKEEIISAKAEVDELLNKQKNLKDEIASTLEELTSARDELLTSQSENADLKKEVFSLKEEVARLQSSMRSGVYVGGGINATPVKNRRFSANSTLNDGSSPKQLNVVSINNNFNTEDVSALMSQINDELYKMFEDSRSLNTEIIEGLLKGGKVPPTGVSVNLTRKEVLYPSRVLIIILSDMWRLGLTSQSETFLAEVLDAIQKIISNLKPDVMIEHGAFWYTNVRELHSFVVYAYESITTDETYNSGMNEEEYNRYVNLVKELKDDFEALSFNVYNLWMKKLRKNLEKIAVPAVVVSQSLPGFVVPEPSQFLQKFLQNSSTYKMDDVLTFFNNIYWAMKSYDIEMEVFEDVITNLLKLLDALCFNDLILRKNFLSWKRGLQLNYNVTRIEEWCKSHHISEVSVCLQHILQAAKLLQLKKRIVADIDIIWDICNCLKPIQLKQLITQYSVADYEEPIAPEILQYVAEKVKNDTSKAEVGNNDVFLPVDNGPFEDPYQKVEVRAFGKIEAYIPAWLNLPITRRIVELVTQFVAVQEQAE